In Eretmochelys imbricata isolate rEreImb1 chromosome 18, rEreImb1.hap1, whole genome shotgun sequence, one genomic interval encodes:
- the TNFRSF25 gene encoding tumor necrosis factor receptor superfamily member 25: protein MESWALKAAGGFLAALLLTGSGFPLLGTPKPRAAGAASEPRRARSPADSALGLHHHQRNKRHVARNNCAADQLWYSTDKLCCQKCPAGTFMRAPCTSRGYDTACESCPHGTYLSFQNLERKCRKCSECHAQASQVVLKNCTETSDIECGCGAGHFRQCTDPTCRDFTCQECRRCKGRVTLQNCSEEDAQCGDCQPGFYLEGSECRACATQSPEKCGEACGRPCGGSSQGFGLEYVLLGLMGPLFLGALVIYRKRKMLSKDSPAAGEAAAVKDSRLQQVSACPSGTAEKPLESQGLLHLQITEPSQMNGNACPVRPLGSQDTWESPTKPQDTARPLPGVLPQGSKLYDIINTVPVRRWKEFMRVLELHDGEIEVVELEFTHVRDQQYEMLKRWYQQKNATLESIFSALERMELAGCAEELRQRLQRCP from the exons GGCTTTctggctgcactgctgctgacggGCAGTGGGTTCCCGTTGTTGGGCACCCCGAAGCCACGGGCGGCCGGGGCTGCCAGCGAGCCCAGGAGGGCGAGGAGCCCAGCTGACTCTGCACTGGGGCTGCACCATCACCAGCGAAACAAGAGACACGTGGCTAGAAACAACTGTGCGGCTGACCAGCTCTGGTACTCGACAGACAAGCTCTGCTGCCAGAAGTGCCCGGCAG GAACGTTTATGAGGGCTCCCTGCACGAGCCGTGGCTATGACACGGCCTGCGAGAGCTGCCCGCACGGCACCTACCTCTCCTTCCAGAACCTGGAGCGGAAATGTCGAAAGTGCTCCGAGTGCCACGCGCAAG CTTCCCAGGTCGTGCTGAAGAACTGCACTGAGACCAGCGACATCGAGTGCGGCTGTGGGGCCGGCCACTTCCGGCAGTGCACGGACCCTACCTGCAGAGACTTCACCTGCCAGGAATGCCGCAGGTGCAAGGGCAGGGTCACCCTTCAGAACT GTTCAGAGGAGGATGCCCAGTGTGGGGACTGCCAGCCTGGCTTCTACCTGGAGGGCAGCGAGTGCCGAGCATGTGCCAC ccagagccccgagaAGTGCGGAGAAGCGTGCGGCAGGCCATGTGGTGGCAGCAGCCAAG GCTTCGGGCTGGAGTACGTCCTGCTGGGCCTCATGGGGCCCCTCTTCCTGGGAGCGCTCGTCATCTACCGCAAGAGGAAGATGCTCAGTAAGGATTCCCCAGCAGCTG GTGAGGCCGCAGCAGTTAAAGACTCGAGGCTGCAACAG GTCTCAGCGTGTCCGTCTGGCACCGCAGAAAAGCCCCTGGAGTCCCAGGGTTTGCTCCACCTTCAGATCACGGAGCCATCGCAAATGAACGGCAACGCCTGTCCAGTCAGGCCCCTCggcagccaggacacctgggAGTCGCCCACCAAGCCCCAGGACACAGCAA GGCCCCTCCCTGGCGTTCTCCCGCAGGGCAGCAAGCTGTACGACATCATCAACACAGTGCCCGTGCGGCGCTGGAAGGAGTTCATGCGGGTGCTGGAGCTGCACGACGGCGAGATCGAGGTGGTGGAGCTGGAGTTCACCCACGTCCGGGACCAGCAGTACGAGATGCTGAAGAGGTGGTACCAGCAGAAGAATGCCACGCTGGAGTCCATCTTCTCGGCCCTGGAGCGCATGGAGCTGGCCGGCTGCGCTGAGGAGCTGAGGCAGCGGCTGCAGAGGTGCCCGTGA